A stretch of Carya illinoinensis cultivar Pawnee chromosome 14, C.illinoinensisPawnee_v1, whole genome shotgun sequence DNA encodes these proteins:
- the LOC122293220 gene encoding probable ribosome biogenesis protein RLP24 produces the protein MRIEKCWFCSSTIYPGHGIQFVRNDAKIFRFCRSKCHKNFKMKRNPRKVKWTKAYRRLHGKDMTQDSTFEFERKRNRPERYDRNVTENTLKAIKTIDKVRSRREAKHIERRKKGKKAQQMREAVKELEQSISLVKAPSVLKEDPSLTLPKIKVKVSQPLAENQPMEE, from the exons ATGAGGATAGAGAAGTGTTGGTTTTGTTCCTCCACTATCTATCCAGGGCACGGTATTCAGTTTGTCCGCAATGATGCAAAG ATATTTCGCTTTTGTAGATCCAAGTGCCACAAGAATTTCAAGATGAAGAGGAATCCTCGCAAGGTGAAATGGACTAAGGCCTATAGGCGGTTACATGGAAAGGACATGACGCAG GATTCTACCTTTGAGTTTGAGAGGAAGCGGAATAGGCCAGAGAGATATGACAGGAATGTTACGGAAAACACACTGAAGGCCATTAAGACGATTGATAAAGTCAGATCTAGGAGGGAGGCTAAACATATTGAGAGGAG aaagaagggaaagaagGCCCAGCAAATGAGAGAGGCAGTAAAGGAGCTGGAGCAGAGCATCAGCTTGGTCAAAGCCCCATCTGTTCTCAAGGAGGACCCATCTCTCACTCTTCCGAAGATCAAGGTCAAGGTGTCCCAACCACTGGCAGAGAACCAACCTATGGAAGAATGA
- the LOC122294737 gene encoding pentatricopeptide repeat-containing protein At3g53170, translated as MESQALALAKLRSSSTRLKKLPRDDLHAPNPLSSSIQLSKRSPKSISDGLQKDTKKDLSLILRTDAAVEGIARKANSRKYKQLWPKAVLEALDEAIRENQWESALKIFGLLRQQRWYEARCQTYTKLLMMLGKCSQPAQAGLLFEIMLSEGLRPTLDVYTALVSSYGQCGLLDKALSTLEDMKSISDCKPDIYTYSILISCCTKFHRFDLIGRIRAEMSYLGIECSTVTYNTIINGYGKGEMFELMEDTLTEMIESESCLPDIFTLNTFVRAYGKLGQIEKMEEWYNEFQLMGIQPDMKTFNILIKSYGKAGMYEKMRSVMYYMEKRFFSPTIVTFNTVIEVFGKAGNIEKMDTYFKKMKHQGIKPNAITYCSLVSAYSKAGHMVKVDSILRQVENSDVKLDTPFYNCIISAYGQTGDVERMGELFLKMKDRGCKPDNVTFATMIQAYNAQGMNEAAEKLERKRIAVEEKFGMNLIGW; from the exons ATGGAAAGCCAAGCCCTTGCCCTTGCTAAACTACGCTCATCCAGTACCcgtttgaagaaattacccaGAGACGATCTGCACGCACCAAACCCACTGAGTTCCTCTATTCAATTGTCAAAACGGAGCCCTAAATCTATCTCAGACGGGCTCCAGAAGGACACCAAAAAGGACCTGTCTCTGATTCTGCGAACGGACGCTGCTGTAGAAGGCATTGCGAGGAAAGCGAACTCGAGAAAGTATAAACAGCTGTGGCCTAAAGCTGTTTTGGAGGCCCTGGACGAGGCTATCAGAGAGAATCAATGGGAGAGTGCTCTCAAG ATTTTTGGATTGCTTCGTCAGCAACGTTGGTACGAGGCAAGATGCCAAACATACACAAAGTTGTTAATGATGCTTGGCAAGTGCAGTCAACCTGCGCAGGCCGGCTTGCTTTTTGAGATCATGTTATCTGAAGGGCTTAGACCTACTCTTGATGTCTATACTGCTCTTGTAAGTTCTTATGGGCAATGTGGCCTTCTTGACAAGGCTTTATCAACTCTTGAGGATATGAAATCAATCTCTGACTGCAAACCAGATATATACACGTATTCTATTCTTATTAGCTGTTGCACTAAGTTTCATCGTTTTGATCTGATTGGACGGATTCGTGCTGAGATGTCATATCTGGGGATTGAATGCAGCACTGTCACATACAATACTATTATCAACGGATACGGTAAGGGGGAAATGTTTGAACTAATGGAGGATACACTGACGGAAATGATTGAAAGTGAAAGCTGCCTTCCTGATATTTTCACGTTAAATACTTTTGTCAGGGCTTATGGGAAATTAGGGCAGATTGAGAAAATGGAGGAGTGGTATAATGAATTCCAGTTAATGGGAATACAGCCAGACATGAAGACATTCAATATCCTGATCAAATCGTATGGAAAAGCAGGCATGTATGAGAAGATGAGGTCAGTTATGTATTATATGGAGAAAAGATTTTTCTCTCCAAcaattgttacttttaatacaGTCATCGAGGTGTTTGGAAAAGCTGGAAATATTGAAAAGATGGATACATACTTCAAGAAAATGAAGCATCAAGGAATCAAGCCGAATGCTATTACCTACTGCTCTCTTGTTAGTGCTTACAGTAAAGCTGGACATATGGTAAAAGTTGATTCGATTTTGAGGCAAGTAGAGAATTCGGATGTAAAACTAGATACTCCTTTTTATAACTGCATTATCAGTGCATATGGTCAGACTGGTGATGTGGAAAGGATGGGTGAGTTATTCTTGAAAATGAAAGATAGAGGATGCAAACCCGATAATGTCACCTTTGCTACCATGATCCAAGCCTACAATGCACAAGGCATGAATGAGGCTGCTGAAAAATTGGAGAGAAAGAGGATTGCAGTTGAAGAGAAATTTG GCATGAATTTGATTGGATGGTAG
- the LOC122294016 gene encoding polyamine oxidase 1-like, with the protein MDSPSRSSVIIVGAGVSGISAAKILAENGVEDLVILEASDRIGGRIRKEDFGGVSVELGAGWIAGVGGKESNPVWELANQSDLRTHFSDYSNARYNIYDRSGKIFPSGIAADSYKKAVDSAIQQLRREETIRESIRGCGSDVTRVTEPPSAPKTPIELAIDFILHDFEMAEVEPISTFVDFGEREYLVADERGYEYLLYKMAEDFLCTSEGKILDSRLKLNKVVRELQHSRNGVKVITEDGCIYEANYVVLSVSIGVLQSDLISFRPPLPRWKMEAIETCDVMVYTKIFLKFPHKFWPCGPEKEFFIYAHERRGYYTFWQHMENAFPGSNILVVTLTNGESKRVEAQPDEETLKEAMGVLRVMFGPNIPNATDILVPRWWNNRFQRGSYSNYPIIPNPQLVQNIKAPVGRIFFTGEHTSERFNGYVHGGYLAGIDTGTSLLEEIRKGRKGEIQNHLLEPLLALTGSLTLSTQTEAVSSLHKCDIPTQLYLSGKLGLPEAIL; encoded by the exons ATGGATTCCCCTTCTCGCTCTTCCGTCATCATAGTCGGTGCCGGAGTCTCCG GAATATCGGCGGCGAAGATTTTAGCGGAGAACGGAGTGGAGGACCTCGTGATTCTTGAAGCTTCGGACCGAATCGGCGGGAGGATCAGAAAGGAGGATTTTGGGGGCGTGTCGGTGGAGCTTGGTGCGGGCTGGATCGCCGGAGTCGGTGGCAAAGAGTCAAACCCCGTCTGGGAGCTCGCTAACCAATCCGACCTACGCACCCACTTCTCCGACTACAGCAATGCCCGCTACAACATCTACGACCGCAG CGGGAAGATTTTCCCGAGCGGAATCGCGGCCGACTCGTACAAGAAGGCCGTGGACTCGGCGATTCAACAGCTAAGGAGAGAGGAGACGATCAGGGAATCGATCCGGGGTTGCGGTTCCGACGTCACCAGAGTAACAGAACCACCTTC TGCTCCGAAAACGCCGATAGAGCTCGCCATTGACTTCATCTTGCATGATTTTGAGATGGCAG AGGTTGAGCCAATATCAACTTTCGTAGATTTCGGGGAACGCGAATATCTTGTCGCTGATGAAAGAGGGTACGAGTATTTGCTATACAAGATGGCTGAGGATTTTCTTTGTACCTCTGAGGGTAAAATCTTGGACAGTCGTCTCAAACTAAACAAG GTTGTTCGGGAATTACAGCACTCGAGAAACGGCGTGAAGGTAATAACGGAGGATGGTTGCATCTACGAAGCCAATTACGTCGTTTTGTCTGTCAGCATTGGTGTTCTCCAAAGCGACCTCATTTCCTTCAGACCCCCCTTGCCC AGGTGGAAAATGGAGGCCATAGAGACATGTGACGTGATGGTGTACACAAAGATCTTCCTAAAATTTCCGCACAAGTTCTGGCCATGTGGACCTGAAAAAGAGTTCTTCATCTATGCCCACGAGAGAAGGGGCTACTACACGTTCTGGCAG CACATGGAGAATGCATTCCCTGGTTCAAATATCCTGGTCGTAACATTGACAAATGGGGAATCAAAACGTGTGGAGGCTCAACCAGATGAAGAAACATTGAAAGAAGCTATGGGGGTGCTTAGGGTCATGTTTGGACCCAACATACCTAATGCCACTGATATACTAGTGCCTCGCTGGTGGAATAATAGGTTCCAGCGTGGCAGCTACAGCAACTATCCCATAATTCCCAATCCTCAACTTGTTCAAAACATTAAG GCCCCAGTGGGACGCATCTTCTTTACCGGTGAACACACAAGTGAAAGATTTAATGGTTATGTGCATGGTGGATACCTAGCAG GTATCGACACTGGTACTTCTTTACTAGAAGAAATAAGGAAAGGAAGAAAAGGCGAGATTCAAAATCATTTGCTAGAGCCCTTGCTAGCCTTAACTGGGTCATTAACCTTGAGTACGCAGACAGAAGCAGTCTCAAGTCTCCACAAATGTGACATACCCACGCAACTTTATCTTAGTGGCAAGCTTGGTCTTCCTGAAGCTATATTATGA